From a single Apium graveolens cultivar Ventura chromosome 2, ASM990537v1, whole genome shotgun sequence genomic region:
- the LOC141707892 gene encoding NDR1/HIN1-like protein 1, giving the protein MSTKQCSHHKDKRKKILKRVCGTILVILFILLLTFLIIWAILQPKKPRFILQDATIYAFNVTPVPNLLTSNFQVTVNSRNPNSKIGILYDKLDIFATYRSQQITYYTTILPTYQGHKDSNVWSPFIYGNNVPVAPYNGVALIQDQSNGDIWLMIKINGKVKWKVGSFTSGHYNIHVTCPAYIPFGNRNSGIAVGSAVKYQLSTKCKVSF; this is encoded by the coding sequence ATGTCAACAAAACAGTGTAGCCACCACAAAGACAAACGAAAGAAGATCCTCAAGCGTGTGTGCGGTACCATTCTCGTCATCCTCTTCATCCTCCTGCTCACTTTCCTCATCATATGGGCTATTCTACAACCCAAAAAACCCCGTTTCATCCTCCAAGACGCAACCATCTACGCTTTCAATGTCACACCCGTCCCCAATCTCCTCACGTCCAATTTCCAAGTCACTGTCAATTCTCGTAACCCTAACAGCAAAATTGGAATTTTGTACGATAAACTCGACATTTTTGCCACTTACAGGAGCCAACAAATCACTTACTACACAACCATACTCCCAACCTACCAAGGCCATAAAGACTCAAACGTCTGGTCTCCGTTTATTTACGGAAACAACGTCCCCGTGGCCCCGTATAACGGGGTTGCCTTGATCCAGGACCAGTCCAACGGGGACATATGGTTAATGATCAAGATTAATGGAAAGGTGAAATGGAAAGTTGGATCATTCACCTCAGGACATTACAATATTCATGTCACATGTCCAGCGTATATCCCGTTCGGGAATCGTAACAGTGGGATTGCTGTCGGTAGCGCCGTTAAATACCAGCTCTCTACCAAGTGCAAAGTCAGTTTCTGA